One Solanum lycopersicum chromosome 2, SLM_r2.1 genomic region harbors:
- the LOC101246013 gene encoding CBBY-like protein isoform X2: protein MAIERASCPVLNTLRFCTKNSSKLYNFPRKHLQFPSFFPRNFNSINGKLYTHGLFLNSSSSFSNTTQETPSQKLALLLEVEGVLMDVDRLGNRQAFNTAFRKLGLDCANWSQPVYQDLVKKSMGDEERMLVLFFNRIGWPTSLPTSEKETFMKTVLREKRIALDELVMSKTLPLRPGVEEFIDEACEEGVPVVMLTAYCKSGEKQVRSIIEKLGNDKMAKIKIIGTEEVKRSAYGQLVLGEGVASDLGEQLAKEARKAVSAEEQRIAKEVASILKLTVDIDTTSSEGLQNVVAALRAGAEYADVPVHNCVLVSGSLSGVAGAERIGMSCVVVRSSSTARAEFPGAKAIMDGFGGADLTISRLRQIQES, encoded by the exons ATGGCTATAGAAAGAGCTTCATGTCCAGTTCTCAACACTTTGCGTTTCTGCACCAAAAATTCTTCCAAACTGTACAATTTTCCTAGAAAACACCTTCAATTTCCCTCTTTCTTCCCCAGAAACTTCAATTCTATCAATGGCAAGCTGTACACTCATGGATTATTTCTCAATTCGTCAAGTTCATTCTCCAATACTACCCAGGAAACTCCGTCTCAGAAACTCGCTCTTCTTCTCGAAGTTGAAGG GGTATTAATGGATGTGGACCGATTGGGCAACCGCCAAGCCTTTAACACAG CATTCCGGAAGCTTGGATTGGACTGTGCAAATTGGAGCCAACCAGTTTATCAGGATCTTGTAAA GAAGAGCATGGGTGATGAAGAAAGGATGTTGGTCTTGTTTTTTAATAGA ATTGGTTGGCCCACATCACTGCCCACTAGTGAGAAGGAGACATTTATGAAAACTGTTCTGCGAGAGAAG AGAATTGCATTGGATGAACTTGTCATGTCAAAAACCTTGCCTTTAAGACCTGGTGTTGAAGA ATTTATTGATGAAGCATGTGAAGAAGGTGTACCAGTAGTGATGCTGACAGCCTACTGTAAAAGTGGGGAGAAACAAGTCAG ATCTATCATTGAGAAGCTTGGAAATGATAAAATGgcaaagataaaaataattggaACTGAGGAGGTAAAACGAAGTGCCTATGGCCAACTTGTATTAGGCGAAGGGGTGGCGTCTGACCTAGGTGAGCAACTGGCTAAAGAAGCAAGAAAAGCAG TTTCCGCTGAGGAGCAAAGAATTGCTAAGGAGGTTGCTTCCATACTAAAGTTGACTGTCGACATTGATACTACTTCAAGTGAAGG ATTGCAGAATGTTGTGGCTGCACTGAGGGCTGGGGCAGAATATGCTGATGTACCTGTGCACAATTGTGTGCTTGTTTCTGGAAGTCTATCTGGTGTTGCTGGGGCAGAGCGAATTGGCATGTCTTGCGTTGTGGTCCGGAGCAG TTCAACGGCCAGAGCTGAGTTTCCTGGAGCTAAAGCAATAATGGATGGATTTGGTGGTGCAGATTTAACAATATCTAGGCTGCGGCAAATACAAGAGTCCTGA
- the LOC101246013 gene encoding CBBY-like protein isoform X1 yields MAIERASCPVLNTLRFCTKNSSKLYNFPRKHLQFPSFFPRNFNSINGKLYTHGLFLNSSSSFSNTTQETPSQKLALLLEVEGVLMDVDRLGNRQAFNTAFRKLGLDCANWSQPVYQDLVKKSMGDEERMLVLFFNRIGWPTSLPTSEKETFMKTVLREKRIALDELVMSKTLPLRPGVEDSRNEFCRFIDEACEEGVPVVMLTAYCKSGEKQVRSIIEKLGNDKMAKIKIIGTEEVKRSAYGQLVLGEGVASDLGEQLAKEARKAVSAEEQRIAKEVASILKLTVDIDTTSSEGLQNVVAALRAGAEYADVPVHNCVLVSGSLSGVAGAERIGMSCVVVRSSSTARAEFPGAKAIMDGFGGADLTISRLRQIQES; encoded by the exons ATGGCTATAGAAAGAGCTTCATGTCCAGTTCTCAACACTTTGCGTTTCTGCACCAAAAATTCTTCCAAACTGTACAATTTTCCTAGAAAACACCTTCAATTTCCCTCTTTCTTCCCCAGAAACTTCAATTCTATCAATGGCAAGCTGTACACTCATGGATTATTTCTCAATTCGTCAAGTTCATTCTCCAATACTACCCAGGAAACTCCGTCTCAGAAACTCGCTCTTCTTCTCGAAGTTGAAGG GGTATTAATGGATGTGGACCGATTGGGCAACCGCCAAGCCTTTAACACAG CATTCCGGAAGCTTGGATTGGACTGTGCAAATTGGAGCCAACCAGTTTATCAGGATCTTGTAAA GAAGAGCATGGGTGATGAAGAAAGGATGTTGGTCTTGTTTTTTAATAGA ATTGGTTGGCCCACATCACTGCCCACTAGTGAGAAGGAGACATTTATGAAAACTGTTCTGCGAGAGAAG AGAATTGCATTGGATGAACTTGTCATGTCAAAAACCTTGCCTTTAAGACCTGGTGTTGAAGA TTCTCGTAATGAATTTTGCAGATTTATTGATGAAGCATGTGAAGAAGGTGTACCAGTAGTGATGCTGACAGCCTACTGTAAAAGTGGGGAGAAACAAGTCAG ATCTATCATTGAGAAGCTTGGAAATGATAAAATGgcaaagataaaaataattggaACTGAGGAGGTAAAACGAAGTGCCTATGGCCAACTTGTATTAGGCGAAGGGGTGGCGTCTGACCTAGGTGAGCAACTGGCTAAAGAAGCAAGAAAAGCAG TTTCCGCTGAGGAGCAAAGAATTGCTAAGGAGGTTGCTTCCATACTAAAGTTGACTGTCGACATTGATACTACTTCAAGTGAAGG ATTGCAGAATGTTGTGGCTGCACTGAGGGCTGGGGCAGAATATGCTGATGTACCTGTGCACAATTGTGTGCTTGTTTCTGGAAGTCTATCTGGTGTTGCTGGGGCAGAGCGAATTGGCATGTCTTGCGTTGTGGTCCGGAGCAG TTCAACGGCCAGAGCTGAGTTTCCTGGAGCTAAAGCAATAATGGATGGATTTGGTGGTGCAGATTTAACAATATCTAGGCTGCGGCAAATACAAGAGTCCTGA
- the LOC101245719 gene encoding probable phospholipid-transporting ATPase 4 → MEAGRKKQKLKWSKLYTFSCLNPQTNDGDPTSFSFVANAPSPQSFIGKPGYSRVVFCNESHFHKHKHYKYPNNYVSTTKYNIVTFFPIALFEQFRRVANLYFLLSAVLSFTSLAPFSPLSVIAPLVFVVGISMLKEAMEDWNRFLQDLKVNARKVKVHIGNGEFVEKAWKDVYVGDVIKVNKNEYFPSDLLLLSSSYEDGLCYVETMNLDGETNLKVKRSLEVTLGLDGDEQFRNFSATVRCEDPNPNLYTFVGNLELGNESHPLSPTQILLRDSKLRNTDYIYGVVVFSGPDTKAVRNSTRSPSKRSRVERKMDYVIYVLFVMLILISMVSSIGSAVLTRSYAVKWYYLEVKNGTDSSFDPSKPVESWLLQFIRALVLYGYLIPISLYVSIEVVKVLQAMLINKDQKMYDDVTDKSVEARTSNLNEELGQVEMILTDKTGTLTCNQMEFRKCSIEGISYGGEITEIDLAASRRMNVEVERYRFSLGGYDPTGRSLEMFEFSMADTTTEKMALGFDKGMETPNTTTPRNSITRRDMAIKGFNFRDDRLMDKMWINRSNVSDMMMFFRVMALCHTGIPIEDERRDRMKYEAESPEEVSFLIAAQEFGFKFCHRTQSVMIVEELDPSSGMDVKREYKLLNLLEFNSSRKRMSVIVRNENGDIFLLCKGADNVILDRLADNGRTYQQATTAHLSNYAEDGLRTMLFAYKEIKPDEYEKWNSLFTQAKATIGPEREDLLENVSEMIEKDLILLGAVAIEDKLQKGVPECIDKLAQAGLKIWLLTGDKTETAVNIGYACSLLRQDMKQVHLTLSKEAESKNLIKVMREDILGQIERYSHMVIKEDTKDRPFALIVDGKALEIALNNDIKDQLLRLAVRCDSVICCRVSPKQKALITRLVKQHTGKTTLAVGDGANDVGMIQEADIGVGISGMEGMQAVMASDFSMPQFRFLERLLIVHGHWCYKRISKLILYFVYKNVAFGLTLFFYDILTTSSGQVLFDDWYIVIFNVFLTSLPVISLGVLEQDVSYEVCLKFPTLYQQGPKNICFSWKRIIGWILNASLTSLVIFTISISALSPAAFTQGGEVADIGHIGAIIYTCIIWTLNCQIALIINHFTWISHLLIWGSIIFWYIFLFLYGMIPPDYSKTGFHLLTEAMGPAAIFWIVTLLAVVASLLPYFIHIVIQRSFLPMDDHLIQEMEHFRMDIVDGPMWLKEQQKSNEKTKVGFSARVDTKIRQLKEQLNRKKKINV, encoded by the exons ATGGAAGCAGGAAGAAAGAAACAGAAACTAAAATGGAGCAAACTGTATACATTCTCATGTTTGAATCCTCAAACTAATGATGGTGATcctacttctttttcttttgttgctaATGCACCATCACCTCAAAGTTTCATTGGTAAGCCAGGCTATTCAAGGGTAGTCTTTTGCAATGAGTCACATTTTCACAAGCACAAACATTACAAGTATCCAAACAACTATGTATCCACAACAAAATACAACATTGTCACCTTCTTTCCTATAGCACTTTTTGAGCAGTTTCGTCGTGTTGCCAATCTATATTTCTTGTTATCTGCTGTGCTATCTTTCACTTCCTTAGCTCCATTTAGTCCTCTTAGTGTCATTGCACCACTTGTTTTCGTCGTTGGGATTAGTATGCTTAAGGAGGCTATGGAGGATTGGAATAGATTCTTGCAG GACTTGAAGGTGAATGCAAGGAAAGTTAAGGTTCATATAGGAAATGGTGAATTTGTAGAGAAAGCTTGGAAAGATGTGTATGTTGGAGATGTGATTAAAGTTAACAAGAATGAGTACTTTCCAAGTGATCTTTTGTTGCTTTCATCAAGCTATGAAGATGGTCTTTGTTATGTTGAGACTATGAATCTAGATGGTGAGACTAATCTGAAAGTTAAGAGAAGTTTGGAGGTTACACTTGGTCTAGATGGGGATGAACAGTTTAGGAATTTTTCAGCCACGGTTCGTTGCGAGGATCCAAATCCAAATCTTTATACATTTGTAGGAAATTTGGAGTTAGGAAATGAATCTCATCCTTTGAGTCCAACGCAAATTCTTCTAAGGGATTCAAAGCTCCGAAACACTGATTATATCTATGGGGTTGTGGTGTTTAGTGGACCGGATACAAAGGCAGTGAGGAACTCCACAAGGTCCCCATCTAAACGTAGTCGAGTAGAAAGGAAGATGGATTATGTAATTTATGTCCTTTTTGTCATGCTCATTTTGATATCGATGGTATCTTCTATCGGTTCAGCTGTACTCACGAGATCTTATGCTGTTAAGTGGTATTACCTTGAGGTGAAAAATGGTACTGATTCATCTTTTGATCCATCAAAGCCGGTGGAATCATGGTTGTTGCAATTCATAAGGGCTTTAGTGTTGTATGGATACTTGATACCGATTTCTTTATATGTTTCGATTGAAGTTGTGAAAGTTCTACAAGCTATGCTCATCAACAAGGACCAGAAGATGTATGATGATGTAACAGATAAATCAGTTGAGGCAAGGACTTCGAATTTAAACGAGGAGCTTGGACAGGTGGAAATGATTCTGACTGACAAAACAGGCACACTGACTTGTAACCAAATGGAATTTAGGAAATGTTCAATTGAAGGGATTTCGTATGGGGGTGAGATCACAGAAATTGATCTTGCAGCATCGAGGAGAATGAACGTTGAGGTGGAGAGATATCGGTTCAGTCTAGGTGGATATGATCCCACTGGTCGAAGCCTAGAGATGTTTGAGTTCTCAATGGCTGATACAACAACAGAGAAGATGGCCCTTGGTTTCGATAAAGGTATGGAGACACCAAATACAACAACTCCAAGAAATTCTATTACAAGAAGAGACATGGCTATTAAGGGATTTAACTTCAGGGATGATAGACTAATGGACAAAATGTGGATTAATCGATCTAATGTATCTGATATGATGATGTTCTTTCGCGTAATGGCTCTATGTCACACCGGTATTCCTATTGAAGATGAGAGAAGGGATAGAATGAAATATGAGGCAGAGTCACCGGAGGAAGTATCCTTTCTGATAGCTGCACAAGAGTTTGGTTTCAAGTTCTGTCATAGAACTCAGTCTGTGATGATTGTTGAAGAACTTGACCCTTCTTCCGGAATGGATGTTAAAAG GGAGTACAAGCTTTTGAATCTTTTAGAATTCAACAGCTCTAGAAAGAGGATGTCTGTGATAGTGAGAAATGAAAATGGAGACATCTTTCTCCTTTGCAAAGGGGCTGACAA TGTTATTCTTGATAGACTTGCAGATAATGGTAGGACATACCAGCAAGCGACAACTGCGCATCTGTCAAACTATGCAGAAGATGGATTGAGAACTATGCTTTTTGCATACAAGGAAATAAAGCCAGATGAGTATGAGAAATGGAACTCACTATTTACACAAGCCAAGGCTACTATAGGTCCAGAAAGAGAGGACTTACTAGAAAATGTCTCTGAAATGATTGAGAAAGATTTGATCCTGCTAGGTGCAGTAGCAATAGAGGATAAGTTACAAAAAGGG GTACCCGAGTGCATAGATAAACTAGCACAAGCTGGATTGAAGATCTGGCTGCTAACTGGCGATAAGACAGAAACAGCAGTGAACATTGG ATATGCTTGCAGTTTACTTCGGCAGGACATGAAGCAAGTTCATTTGACTCTAAGCAAAGAAGCTGAGTCGAAAAATCTCATAAAG GTCATGAGAGAAGATATATTGGGTCAGATTGAAAGATACAGTCACATGGTCATTAAAGAAGACACAAAGGATCGACCTTTCGCGTTGATAGTGGATGGAAAAGCTCTTGAAATCGCCTTGAACAATGACATAAAGGACCAACTTCTAAGACTAGCTGTTAGATGTGATTCTGTCATATGCTGCAGAGTTTCTCCCAAACAAAAAGCTTTG ATCACAAGATTAGTTAAGCAACATACTGGCAAGACAACTTTAGCTGTAGGAGATGGCGCAAATGATGTAGGTATGATTCAAGAAGCAGATATTGGTGTGGGAATCAGCGGCATGGAGGGAATGCAG GCTGTTATGGCAAGTGACTTTTCAATGCCACAATTTCGTTTCCTGGAACGCCTACTTATAGTCCACGGTCACTGGTGTTACAAGAGAATCTCCAAGCTC ATTCTATATTTTGTCTACAAGAATGTCGCTTTTGGCCTCACGTTGTTCTTCTATGACAtccttaccacttcctcagggCAAGTTCTATTTGATGATTGGTACATTGTCATCTTCAATGTCTTCTTGACATCCTTGCCTGTGATCTCCTTGGGTGTGCTAGAACAGGATGTTTCATATGAAGTCTGTCTTAAG TTTCCAACCCTTTATCAGCAAGGACCAAAGAATATCTGCTTCAGCTGGAAACGAATCATTGGATGGATACTAAACGCGTCATTAACATCACTAGTAATCTTTACAATCAGCATCAGTGCACTTTCCCCAGCTGCTTTCACACAAGGGGGAGAAGTGGCAGACATTGGACACATTGGTGCAATCATTTACACTTGCATAATCTGGACACTGAACTGCCAAATCGCGCTAATAATAAACCATTTCACTTGGATAAGTCATTTACTCATATGGGGTAGCATCATTTTCTGGTACATATTCTTGTTCTTGTATGGAATGATCCCACCAGACTACTCGAAAACAGGATTCCACCTCTTAACAGAAGCCATGGGACCTGCAGCAATATTCTGGATTGTTACATTGTTAGCTGTTGTAGCCTCACTACTTCCATACTTCATTCACATTGTTATTCAAAGATCATTCTTGCCTATGGATGATCATTTGATCCAAGAAATGGAACATTTTAGAATGGATATCGTCGATGGACCTATGTGGTTGAAGGAGCAACAGAAATCCAATGAAAAGACTAAAGTTGGATTTTCTGCTAGAGTTGATACCAAGATTAGGCAGTTGAAGGAACAGTTGAacagaaagaagaaaatcaatgtTTAA